One window of Triticum dicoccoides isolate Atlit2015 ecotype Zavitan chromosome 5A, WEW_v2.0, whole genome shotgun sequence genomic DNA carries:
- the LOC119302707 gene encoding uncharacterized protein LOC119302707: protein MATTASCPPSVLLPTRTTAAGARLTSAHGSRAAHAVTTSGAAAARQPLAMGMARALLPQRAPLLRRLLMAGALAASCTCFLLVLQAQASVPPRYDGFAYGVGAAAWKDAVLVEAFLDPLCPDSRDAWHPLRLAVERYSPMVSLIVHPFPLPYHTYSYHACRALHIANKLNSSSTYPLLELFFKNQGKFSNRATSSISSTAVTGEISKMAAQAVGNSVSEFQSGFSDMRSDMAARVSFKYGCTRGVAGAPFFFVNGFLQPGGGSPIDFSTWTSILEPLVAHHGQTIEMFTSV from the exons ATGGCGACGACCGCATCGTGTCCTCCTTCCGTTCTCCTCCCCACTCGCACCACCGCCGCCGGAGCGCGGTTGACTTCCGCCCACGGTAGCAGAGCCGCCCACGCGGTCACCACCAGCGGCGCCGCCGCCGCACGACAACCGTTAGCAATGGGCATGGCGAGGGCCCTGCTGCCGCAGCGCGCGCCGCTGCTCCGGCGGCTCCTCATGGCCGGCGCGCTGGCCGCCTCCTGCAcctgcttcctcctcgtcctcCAGGCGCAGGCCTccgtgccgccgcgctacgacggcttCGCCTACGGGGTCGGGGCCGCCGCCTGGAAGGACGCCGTCCTCGTCGAGGCCTTCCTCGACCCGCTCTGCCCCGACAGCCGCGACGCCTGGCACCCGCTCCGGCTCGCCGTCGAGCGCTACTCGCCGATGGTCTCCCTCATCGTCCATCCCTTTCCTCTCCC GTACCACACCTATTCATACCATGCCTGCCGTGCACTTCATATAGCTAACAAGTTGAATTCGTCATCAACCTATCCGTTGCTGGAGCTGTTCTTCAAGAATCAG GGAAAATTCTCCAACCGCGCGACATCGTCAATATCGAGCACTGCTGTGACCGGCGAGATATCGAAGATGGCGGCCCAGGCGGTGGGTAATTCAGTCTCCGAGTTCCAGTCGGGTTTCAGCGACATGAGGTCGGACATGGCAGCGAGGGTTTCTTTCAAG TACGGGTGCACGAGAGGGGTGGCTGGCGCGCCGTTCTTCTTCGTGAACGGCTTCCTCCAGCCCGGAGGCGGGTCGCCCATCGACTTCAGCACGTGGACCAGCATCCTGGAGCCCCTCGTCGCGCATCACGGCCAGACCATCGAGATGTTCACTTCGGTGTAA